The Chrysiogenia bacterium nucleotide sequence CGGCAGAAGCCAGCCGGGCGCATAGGTATGCCGTACCAGAAGCACGCCACCTTCGGGTGACAGAACGACTATGCGGGTGCCGAGCGTCATGCCCCTCGCCTGGCGGTAATAGGGCTGCAGGACGAGCCGGGACACGGCCTTGAAGGCTACACGCTTGAGCATGGCTCTGGATATCAAGCGGCGCATCATTCGCCAAGCTTGAGTTGGCCTGCACTTGGCTCTAAGCCGTGGCCATGAGCCAGTCCATCACCGTGCGGCCGGTCTCCGGCAAGAGCGATCTTCGCGCCTTTCTCGATGTGCCCTTCGCCATCTACCGCGACGATCCCAACTGGATTCCGCCGCTCTACCTTGAGCGCTTCGAGCATCTCGATCCGAAGAAGAATCCCTATTTCCAGCACGCCGACGTTCAATTGTTCCTGGCGGAGCGCGCAGGCCAGCCCGTCGGCCGGATCTCCGCCCAGTTCGACCGGCTGCGCAATGACTGCCACAAGGATGACGTCGGCCAGTTCGGGTTCATCGAGGCCCCCGACGATCCTCAGGTCTTTGCTGCCCTGTTCGACGCCGCCCAGACCTGGCTCGCCGGCCATAACGCCCGCACCATCCAGGGCCCGTTCAATTTTTCCATCAATGATGAGATGGGATGCCTGATCGAAGGCTTCGACACGCCGCCCAACATGATGATGGCCCATGCCCGCCCCTACTACGGGCCGCGGATCGAGGAGCAGGGCTTCGTCAAGGCTAAGGACGTGATCGCTTATGACTACGACGGCCGCCTGCCGATGCCGCCCAAGATGCGCGGCATGATCGACCGGGTACTCACCTCTCGCGACATTTCCATCCGCCCGCTCGACAAGAGACAGCTCGACCGCGAGCTCGGCATCATTTTCGAGATCTTCAATGACGCGTGGACTGAGAATTGGGGCTTCGTCCCGTTCACCGCCGAGGAGCTCAAAGTTCTCGGAAACAACCTCAAGTTCCTCATCAAGGGGGACTATGTGGCAATCGCCAGCTATCGCGGCGAGCCAGCGGCCATGGCGGTAACCCTGCCAAATCTCAACGACTGGATCAGGGATTTGAACGGGCGTCTGCTGCCCTTCGGCTGGGCCAAGCTGATGTGGCGCATGTTTGCCAGGCCGCCACTGTCGGGCCGCCTGCCGCTGCTCGGGGTCAAGAAGAAATTCCACGGCAGTCTGACCGGAACCGCCCTTGCTCTCGGCGTGATCGAGACAGTTTACCGCTATCATACGCCACGCGGCACCTACAAGGGCGAGCTGTCGTGGATCCTGGAAGACAACCTTCCC carries:
- a CDS encoding N-acetyltransferase, producing the protein MSQSITVRPVSGKSDLRAFLDVPFAIYRDDPNWIPPLYLERFEHLDPKKNPYFQHADVQLFLAERAGQPVGRISAQFDRLRNDCHKDDVGQFGFIEAPDDPQVFAALFDAAQTWLAGHNARTIQGPFNFSINDEMGCLIEGFDTPPNMMMAHARPYYGPRIEEQGFVKAKDVIAYDYDGRLPMPPKMRGMIDRVLTSRDISIRPLDKRQLDRELGIIFEIFNDAWTENWGFVPFTAEELKVLGNNLKFLIKGDYVAIASYRGEPAAMAVTLPNLNDWIRDLNGRLLPFGWAKLMWRMFARPPLSGRLPLLGVKKKFHGSLTGTALALGVIETVYRYHTPRGTYKGELSWILEDNLP